Genomic segment of uncultured Desulfobacter sp.:
TCCCAGAAACGGATTGGTCTCCGCAGCCATATCCAGGCAGGGAACCACCTTGTCAGCCCCCACGTCCAGTGTTCGAATCACCAGGGGCCGGGTCTGCATTGCGTCGGCCACCTGGGAATAGGCCTGGAATTGTTCGGCTTCGGAAGGTGGCTGGGATCGACCTAAAAACAGGAATTCCGTTCTGAACAGCCCCACACCTTCGGCACCGTGATCCAGAGCCGATTTTGTATCATGGGGACCGCCGATATTGGCAACGACTTCAATGGTTCTGGGATTTGGGCCCATGGTGGATGCGGGTGCCTGGGCAAGGAGTTTGGCCTGGTGCTGTTGGGTGAGCCATTTGTCGCGCAAGGCGTTAAATTCTGCCAGCTGGGTTTGCGTGGGATGGGGCCAGACCAGTCCCCGGGTGCCGTCCGCGGCAATGATCTCATTTTCAGTCCATGTGAGTATATCCTCGCCCAATCCCGCAATTGCAGGGATACCCAGCGCCCTGGCCACAATGGTACTGTGTGAGGTACCGCCGCCCAGGGCCGTACAGATGGCCAGTACATTATCCGGGTTCAGCTGAACCGTATCCGACGGGGTCAACTCTTTTGCAAACAGGATGACCGGGCGATCAAAGGTTAAAGGCGGCACATCATGGTCAATAAGGTGTCGCAATACACGCCGGCCCACGTCAATGACATCGGTTGCCCGTTCATGAAGATAGAGATCCTCAAGGCCACGGTATTTTTGGGTCATCGCATCTATGGCTTCCCGCCAGGCCGATGCTGCATTGCACTGCCGGGTCAATATTTTTTCCTTGGCGGCATCCCGCAGGGCCGGATCATCCAGAAACATTTTCTGGGCATCAAAAATGGCCGCTTCCTTGGTGCCTATTTTTTGGGCCGCCTGATTTTTTAACTGCTCAAGCTCTTTTTTCGCCGATGACAGCGCCGCCTGAAATTTTTCGATTTCCCGATGGGGATCTTGAACCTGCCTGGTCTCAACTTCGGGCATCCGGGAACGGTAATGAACCACAGGACCCACCGCGATGCCAGGGGACGCCGGAATACCTGCTATCGCCCCTTGGATATCTTCCAGGGCATCCCCTGCCAGAGCCGTTGCTTCAGACGTTACGGGGGTATTTCTTTCGCCTTGTTCTCCGAATTCGCTTTCAGCCAGGGTTTTTAAGGCTGCTACAGCCTGGCGTGCCTGGGGCCCCGATGCCCTGACTTCAATTTGATCGCCCAAAGCGGCACCCAGGGTGGTAATCTGGTTTATACTTTTGGCATCGGCGGTTTTCGTTCCTTTTGTCACTGTAATATTTGCCCGATAAAAGCTTGCTGTATTCACAAAGTCGGCAGACGGACGGGCATGCAGACCCTTGGAGTTAAGAACGGTCAAGGTCTGCCTTATTGTTTCAGTAGCAGATCCGGCCGGGACTTGGCTGGGCTCAACAGTCAACCCGATGATGGTTGCAGGAGACAGCTGTTCCTGTTTTGGAGCAAGGGCGTTTAGGGCCTCGTTCATCACGTCTGCAAGGCTTGCGCCGATTGACGCCTGGACAGCTGCGGCAACCGCACCTTCCACAAAGGGAGCGGCGCACAATTTGACGTTTCCCGCCTGTTCCGGCCCAAGAAGTTCCAGGGCCATCTCCGCACTGAGCATGGCGCTGCCCAGGTCCATCAGAACGAGCACGCCGTCGTCGCTGTAAACGGATTCAATGGCAGCTTTCACTTTGACCGGATCCGTGCCAAAGGGGTTTTCCGGGTCGTCAATGCCGCCGACACCTGCAATCATGCCCCGTCCCCGGGTCATTTGTCCCGCAATTTCTTTTACGCCTTCAGCCAGCTTGGCACTGTGGGATACAAAAACTAAACCAACCATGGGCTCTCCTTTGTCTGGTACAATTCCAAAAGACTATGCGCTTAAGACATCAAGCAGGGCTTCAAATATTAGGCAGGAAGATGTTGCGCCCGGGTCCTGGTGCCCGATACTGCGTTCGCCAAGGTAGCTTGCCCGTCCTTTTCTGGCCTGCAGGGCAATGGTGTTTTTCATGCCCTGGTCAATGCCAGCGGCCCCGGCCTTTATAATCGTAAGGGTATCACTTCCCTTGGCCAGGGCGGTGTGCATGGCATCCAAAGCCGGTGCCCAGGCATCAAACATGGTTTTATCTCCCAGATTGGGCCGTCCGCGCTGGACAATGCCGTCCACGCCGGCCCTGAACATGGCACATAGATCAATGGTATTCAGAACGTCTTTGCCGTTCCCTATTGTGGCTGCCCGCATGAAAAAGGTGCCGTAAAGCGGTCCGCTGGCCCCTCCCATACTGGAAATCAGGGTCATACCCGTTGTTTTTAAAATAGTGCCGATATCATTATCCTTGATCGTGGGCAGTTTTTCGGCAACTTTGCTGAATCCACGGGCCATGTTAACCCCATGGTCTGCATCACCGATTGCCGCATCAAGCTGGGTCAGATAGCCTTTGCTGGCCTGGATGACATCAGCGGATTTTTCCAGCCATTTTATGATTTGATCTTTGCTCACGCCCATTGTTTTTTTCTCCATATATTTTTATGCACCCCAACGAAGGCACGGGGTTTTCACCGGCGCATCCCAGAATCTGAGAATTTCCCCATCTGTTTTGAGCAGCGTGATTGAGCAGCCCTGCATATCAAGGGCGGTGATGTAAGGCCCGATAAGATTCCGTACAATCTTGATCCCTCTGGATTCGCACACATCGACCAGCTTGCCGTATACGAGATATAATTCGGATATTGGGGTGCCGCCCATACTGTTGACCAAGGCAATGACTTCATCGCCTGATCTGAACGGTTGGTCGGTCAGGGATTTTTCCTCCCATTCGCCTTTTTGGGTATGCCATTCGCGTAAGGTTCGGGTATACGCCTTGTCCTCAATAATGCGCATTGCCATATGTTCAGTGATCTCATCTGCGCTTAGCATTTTGATGCGTGTGGTTCCCGGTTCTCCATGAATACCGATGCCCATCTCCACTTCATCGTCAGCCAGTTCAAAAGTGGGCTTGCCTGCTGCAGGAACCGTGCACGAGGTCAGTGCAACGCCTATTGAGCGACCGTTTTGGCTGACCTTGCGGGCCAGGTCTGCACACTGGGACAGGGAATAACCGGCTTCTGCAGCTGCACCTGCAATTTTTTCAACCAATACCGTAGTGCCCACACCCCGGCGGCCGGCAGTGAATAAGCTGTCTTTTACAGCGACATCGTCGTCAATCAGAACGTTTTGCACCTTGATCCCATCCCCATGAACCATCTCAATGGCGGTTTCAAAATTCATGACGTCCCCGGTGTAATTTTTCACGATAAAGAGCACCCCATCTTCACTGGCTACTTCTTTGGCGCATTCATAGATTTGATCCGGGGTTGGGGATGTAAAAATCTGCCCCGGGCAGGCACCGTCCAGCATGCCCATGCCAACAAAACCTGTGTGCATGGGGTCGTGGCCAGAGCCGCCGCCCGAAACCAGGGCCACTTTTTTATTTGGTGCATCGGCCCGGTATACATAGTTCGGGTTCAGGTTGACCGTGATGTCCGGATATGCTTTGGCCATGCCGGTCAATTGTTCTTTTATAACTTCGTCCACGGCGTTAATTAGCTTTTTCATTGTCTCTTCCTTGAAAGTTTGATGCGAAAGTTGCAGCCACGAAAAAGTACTGAATACGGTGTCGTTAAACGGGAAAGATGTGTTTATAATGACATTGCTCTGTTATGAACAAATGAGCCTTTGAATAAAGGATTATAACTGATATTTTTTTGCATTGCCATATAATCGTTGAGCACTTAACAGTAAAACATCGCATCCGTATTGTCGGAAGGGTGGCGGCGAGAAAGATCTTGTGGAAAGAAATAACAGCGGCGGTGCAGATTGCACCGCCGCTGTTAAAAGCTTAAATCTTGATTGTTTAGCCTTTCAATATATTGGGGACGGAAAGAGATCCCAACGGCAGTACGGTGACTTTGGCATCTTTGCCTTTCAGCTCGAATGCTGCTTCCAGAGCCGCTTCTACACTGTCAAACGGCTTGATGTGAACGGCTTTGATTTCGTCTTCGGGCAGTTCGGTTACGCCCCAGGTCTGGGCCCAGGTATTGATTTCAGCCATTTTACCGGCTTTATGATAACCCAGCTTGTATTCAATTTTGATTTTATCAAGAACTTCCTGGGGAGTCGCACAAGAGGCCATCAAATCAAAGAAGGTCTTTCCGCCGATGCCCATTCTGCACTGTGATACAAAAATCAATATACCGTCTTCTTTAAGGGCAAGCTTGCCGTTGTCTATGGCCTTTTGAGACTGGTAAAGGTCGATATCCATTGGATAGGGTGCCACAGAGATGACGATGTCGGTCTTTTCTTCGATATCAACGCAGAATACTTTTTTGGCGCTGTCAATGGCGTCATAAAATGCGCCCACAAGATCCCCGCATGTGGTCTCATATACATTATGATGCTTATCCAAAATAGTCATAATGGAGAACACTTTGATCTCTTTTAATACATTCATGGCATCCATCATGTCTTCATGGACAGGGTTGCCGTCTAATGCAAGGGCTTTTGCGCTCTTGTTCAATGCTAATTTGTGGTTTTGTGTGATGGTTTCATAGGATGCTACGCCAGGTAAGAAGCCTTTTCTGCCGCCGGTGTACCCTGCAAAATAATGGGGCTCAACAGAACCGATAACGATGGTTTTTTTAGCTTCGGCGACAATCTTATTCAGGTACATTTCAGTACCGTTTGAAGATTTGCCTAAATAGACCATCTCATCGTTTTTGGCATCATGGGACCAGATTCTGTCTTTTGCTTTCAGGTCCTCGTAGATCTCTCTACCAAAGATGTATTCGAACTCTTCATCATTGGGGGCTCTGTGGGCACCGGTGGCGATGATAAAATAGATATCTTTATCTTTGATATCATCATAGATCACCTTAAGTACTTTTGCCGTAGGCGTGGGCCGGGTTCCGTCATTGACGATGAAGACGACTCTTTCGTCACCTTCCATAAAGTCTGCAAAGTTTGCGTTTTCCAGATTTTTTTTAAACTCAGCCTCAAATTCTCTTTTTTCAACATCGTTAGGAAAATATACGCCCTGCAGGTTACTGTCATTAATTTCAACTTCAATTTTTTCCTTACCATACGGTATCTGTACTTTTGCCATTATTTTCTCCTTCCTGGAGTTGTTTTAATAATTTTGTCTCAGGTTCCCTGTTTTCGTTTTTTTATGATGGGCTTTTCGTATAAGTTTACGGCGGATAAAAATTAAAATCTTCGGCATAT
This window contains:
- the ptsP gene encoding phosphoenolpyruvate--protein phosphotransferase, which gives rise to MVGLVFVSHSAKLAEGVKEIAGQMTRGRGMIAGVGGIDDPENPFGTDPVKVKAAIESVYSDDGVLVLMDLGSAMLSAEMALELLGPEQAGNVKLCAAPFVEGAVAAAVQASIGASLADVMNEALNALAPKQEQLSPATIIGLTVEPSQVPAGSATETIRQTLTVLNSKGLHARPSADFVNTASFYRANITVTKGTKTADAKSINQITTLGAALGDQIEVRASGPQARQAVAALKTLAESEFGEQGERNTPVTSEATALAGDALEDIQGAIAGIPASPGIAVGPVVHYRSRMPEVETRQVQDPHREIEKFQAALSSAKKELEQLKNQAAQKIGTKEAAIFDAQKMFLDDPALRDAAKEKILTRQCNAASAWREAIDAMTQKYRGLEDLYLHERATDVIDVGRRVLRHLIDHDVPPLTFDRPVILFAKELTPSDTVQLNPDNVLAICTALGGGTSHSTIVARALGIPAIAGLGEDILTWTENEIIAADGTRGLVWPHPTQTQLAEFNALRDKWLTQQHQAKLLAQAPASTMGPNPRTIEVVANIGGPHDTKSALDHGAEGVGLFRTEFLFLGRSQPPSEAEQFQAYSQVADAMQTRPLVIRTLDVGADKVVPCLDMAAETNPFLGLRGIRYCLAHPQIFKTQLRAILKAGNGHNIKMMFPMISTPEEFDAAKAILDEVAQELKNAGTSFDENMEVGLMIEVPSAVAVADQLAGRADFFSIGSNDLTQYLMGADRGNRQVNHLVNALNPAVLRMVAQTTRAARKAGIRVGICGELAGNPLAAPVLIGLGLDELSMSPPNIPGVKTAIRHCTVHQAEKMAQTVLNFETAQQVETYLHSSIHKIGHC
- the dhaL gene encoding dihydroxyacetone kinase subunit DhaL gives rise to the protein MEKKTMGVSKDQIIKWLEKSADVIQASKGYLTQLDAAIGDADHGVNMARGFSKVAEKLPTIKDNDIGTILKTTGMTLISSMGGASGPLYGTFFMRAATIGNGKDVLNTIDLCAMFRAGVDGIVQRGRPNLGDKTMFDAWAPALDAMHTALAKGSDTLTIIKAGAAGIDQGMKNTIALQARKGRASYLGERSIGHQDPGATSSCLIFEALLDVLSA
- the dhaK gene encoding dihydroxyacetone kinase subunit DhaK, with protein sequence MKKLINAVDEVIKEQLTGMAKAYPDITVNLNPNYVYRADAPNKKVALVSGGGSGHDPMHTGFVGMGMLDGACPGQIFTSPTPDQIYECAKEVASEDGVLFIVKNYTGDVMNFETAIEMVHGDGIKVQNVLIDDDVAVKDSLFTAGRRGVGTTVLVEKIAGAAAEAGYSLSQCADLARKVSQNGRSIGVALTSCTVPAAGKPTFELADDEVEMGIGIHGEPGTTRIKMLSADEITEHMAMRIIEDKAYTRTLREWHTQKGEWEEKSLTDQPFRSGDEVIALVNSMGGTPISELYLVYGKLVDVCESRGIKIVRNLIGPYITALDMQGCSITLLKTDGEILRFWDAPVKTPCLRWGA
- the larA gene encoding nickel-dependent lactate racemase, producing the protein MAKVQIPYGKEKIEVEINDSNLQGVYFPNDVEKREFEAEFKKNLENANFADFMEGDERVVFIVNDGTRPTPTAKVLKVIYDDIKDKDIYFIIATGAHRAPNDEEFEYIFGREIYEDLKAKDRIWSHDAKNDEMVYLGKSSNGTEMYLNKIVAEAKKTIVIGSVEPHYFAGYTGGRKGFLPGVASYETITQNHKLALNKSAKALALDGNPVHEDMMDAMNVLKEIKVFSIMTILDKHHNVYETTCGDLVGAFYDAIDSAKKVFCVDIEEKTDIVISVAPYPMDIDLYQSQKAIDNGKLALKEDGILIFVSQCRMGIGGKTFFDLMASCATPQEVLDKIKIEYKLGYHKAGKMAEINTWAQTWGVTELPEDEIKAVHIKPFDSVEAALEAAFELKGKDAKVTVLPLGSLSVPNILKG